AGCAGGCCGTCGACCAGCCGTGAGTAGTAGTCCAGGCCCGCGCTGTTGGCCGGTCCGGTTCCGTCCGGCTGGATGCGCGTCCATGAGATGGAGAAGCGGTAGCGATCGAGTCCGAGACCCTTCGCAAGCGTGATGTCCTCGGTCCAGCGGTGGTAACTGTCGGCGCCCGGTTCGGCGCTGGAGCCGTCCTTCACCTTGTCGGGTGTGTCGACCCAGGTGTCCCAGACAGAGCGTCCACGCCCGCCTTCGGTGCGTGCGCCTTCGATCTGGAACGCGGCGGTGGCGGACGACCACCGGATGCGTCCGGGCAGCGTGGGCAGGTCGGGTGGGGCGGCGCTCGACATGGTCGGCTGTCTCCTGAGTCCTCAGTCACTAGTGGATCATTCGATCCAGTTTGTGAATGCTAGCCCAGATATGGCCCCCGTGACGAGCATCACGAGGTTCATGCCGGTGAGGCGCGTCCAACTATCGCTGGGAAACGAACTTCGGCACCCGAGTCCCGGCCGTTCTGCCTGGGTCGAGTGCCGAAGTGGAGTCAGCGGGTGATCACCATGCGTGGACGGTGTTCTGCGCCCCTTCGAGTCCGTTCTGGACAAGCAGCTCCGCCGCGTCGACACCGTTGGCGATGAGGAGTTCCACGTCGTTCTTCGCCGCCGACGGGAAGGGCTTGAGCACGAAGTCAGCCGGATCTTGGCGGCCGGGAGGACGACCGATGCCGAGACGAACGCGGAGATAGTCACGCGTACCGACGGCTGCGGTGATGGACCGGAGTCCGTTGTGGCCGCCTTCGCCGCCGCCCTGTTTGAGCCGGACCTGACCGAAGTCGATGTCCAACTCGTCGTGCAAGACGATGAGGTCGGCGGGGGCCACCGAATAGTAGGCGGCGAGCGGGCCGATCTGGCGGCCCGTCACGTTCATGTATGCCCGTGCTTTCGCAACGAGGACGGGTTCGCCGCCGATGCGGACGGTTGCCGTCTCGGCGCCGGACCGTTTGTGAACGGAGTACTTCTCTCCATACGAGAAGACCAGGCTGTCGGCGACCATTGCGCCGATGTTGTGCCTGGTCTTCTCGTAGGAGGGACCGGGGTTACCCAGTCCGACGATCAGTTTCACTGATGAAGCGGTAGATCTACTCTGCGGCTGCTTCTTCTGCGTCGCCCTCGGCGTCTGCGTCGTCCGAGCTGGAGCCCTTGGGCTCGTTGACGGCGACGATCAGGGTGCCCGGGTCCGAGACCAGGATGCTGCCCTCGGGAAGGTCGAGGTCGGCGGCGGTGATGGCCGAACCCGCACCGAGGCCCTCGACCGAGACGACGATCTGCTCGGGGATGTGCAGAGCCTCTGCCTCGATCTCGACGACGCTGGCGTCCTGAACCACCAGGGTGCCGGAGACGGCGTCACCCTCGACGGCGATGGAGACCTCGACGGTGACCTTCTCGCCGCGCTTCACGACGACCAGGTCGACGTGCTCGATGTAGTTGCGCAGTGCGTGGACGTCGACCTGCTTGGTGAGTGCGAGCTGGCTCGCGCCCTCGATGTCCAGGTCGACGATGGCGTTGAGACCGTTGTTACGCAGGATGGCGGCGAGGTCGCGTGCCGGCAGAAGCAGGTGCTGCGGGGTGGTGCCGTGGCCATAGAGAACGGCGGGGACCTGGCCTTCGCGGCGGGCGCGGCGGGCGTCGCCCTTGCCCTTGCCGGTACGGACGGAAGCAGACAGCTTCGAGGTGTTGGACATGGTGTCCTCCAATCGGTTTCGAGAATCGGTGGCGCCGCGACTAGCGGCTTCGACACGCGATCTCATCCGCACAAGGCAGTGGAGGTCTGCGCAATCGCGCCGATAACGGTGATCAGATCACCCTCGCCGTGACAACGGGAGACACCATACCATGGGGGGATGACCTCACAGAATCCTGCTGACCTGGTCCGACACTTCCTCACTGCGCTCGCCCGCGGCGACGTCGACTCCGCGCTCGCCGACGTCCACGACGAGATCGTGTACACGAACGTCTCTCTGCCGACGGTGCGTGGGATGCGCCGCTTCGCGCCGGTGATGCGGAAACTCAACTCGCCTGGAATCGGTTTCGACGTCGAATTCCTGTCCGTCGCGGCCGACGACGCCGTTGTCCTCACCGAGCGGTTGGACGAACTGCGGGCGGGGCCGTTGAAGATCCGGTTCTGGGTGTGCGGTCGATTCGAGGTGCGTGACGGTCAGATCGTCGTCTGGCGCGACTACTTCGACTTCTTCGACTGCACCAAGGGCTTCGCCCGCGCCGTCGTCGGCGTCGTCGTTCCGAGCCTCAACCGCTCGATCCACGGCGTCGGCTGACTTACCGGCCGAAGGTCAGAGGATCTCGTCGACGTTCTGCAACGGGCGGGCCAGGCGGGTGCCCTTGTCGGTGACCACGAAAGGGCGCTCCACCAGGACCGGATTGGTGACCATCGCGTCGAGGATCTCCTCGTCGGAGGCGTCGGCGAGCCCGAGTTCGGTGTACAGCGACTCCCGCTTGCGGACAGCCTGCCCCGGAGTCAGTCCGGCGTCGTGGAAGAGTTTCTGCAACTGCTCTCGGGTCCAACCCTCGGTGAGGTACTTGACGACGGTCACCTCGACGCCGGCTTCGGTGAGCTTGTCGAGAGTCTTCCGCGACGTCGAGCAGCGGGGATTGTGATAGATCGTTGCGTCCACGAGACAAGCCTAGCGCTGTGGGGTTTCGCGTTACGGTCGGATCATGAGGGGACTGTGGAGGATCGCGCTGATCATCGGGCTGGTGGCGACCACCCTGGGGGCCTCCTGGGTCACGGCAGGGAAGGCGTGCGCGTGCAGTTGCGCCGACAGACCCCGCCGACGAAGTCGTGGCCGACGCCTCGGCGATCGTTGAGGGTCGGGCGGTCTCAGAGTCGGTTGAGGGGACCAGTCGCACGTACCGGTTCGAGTCGACCGTTCATACAAGTCTGAGGTCAGTCGAGTGATCGCGGTGACGACGCACCGGGACAACCCGACCTGCGGGGCGTCGTTGCCGATTGGGCAGGACCAGCGGGTAGTGCTGCACCGAGACGACGGCGCGTGGACGACGACGCTCTGCAGTTCCTTGTCGCTGCGGTCGGGCCCGATGCCGGCTTCTGCCGGGAAGCCGTTCACCCCGGTCGCAGCGAGTTCGTCGTCCGACGCCGCAGATGACTCACGCCTGATGCGTTGATTCCCGCTCACGAACAATTCGTGAGCGGGAATCGACGTATCAGGCGTGAAGAGTTCCGGGCGTTATGCGACGCCGTTGAACAGGCTGGTGACCGAGCCGTTCTCGAAGACCTCGCGGATGGTCTGGGCGAGCAGCGGTGCGATCGACAGCACGGTGAGGTTCTCGAACTGCTTGTCCTCGGGGATCGGCAGGGTGTCGGTGGCGATCACTTCGCGTGCGCCGCAGTTGGCGAGACGCTCAGCAGCCGGGTGCGAGAACACGCCGTGCGTGGTGGCGATGATGACGTCGCCCGCACCGGCCTCCTTCAGGACGTTGACGGCGCCTGCGATGGTGCCGCCGGTGTCGATCATGTCGTCGATCAGGACGCAGGTCTTGCCCGCGACGTCGCCGACCACGCGGTTCGACTTGATCTGGTTCGGCACATCGGGGTCACGCGTCTTGTGGACGAACGCCATCGGCGCGCCGTCGAGCGAGTCGGCCCACTTCTCGCCGACCTTCACGCGGCCGGCGTCGGGCGACACGACGCAGATGTTCTCGGTGCCGTAATTGTTGCGCACGTACTCGGCGAGCTGGCCCTGAGCGTGCATGTGATCGACCGGGCCGTCGAAGAAACCCTGGATCTGGTCGGTGTGCAGATCGACCGTGATGATGCGGTCGGCGCCCGCGGTCTTGAACAGGTCGGCGATGAGGCGCGCGGAGATCGGCTCGCGGCCGCGGTGCTTCTTGTCCTGGCGGGCGTACGGGTAGAACGGCAGAATCGCAGTGATGCGCTTGGCAGACCCGCGCTTGAGTGCGTCGATCATGATGAGCGTCTCCATGATCCACTGATTCATGGGGTACGGGCAGCTCTGCAGGACGAATGCGTCGCTGCCGCGGACCGAGTCCTCGAAGCGGACGAAGATCTCGCCGTTGGCGAAGTCGCGAGCAGTCTGGGGCGTGACCGGGACGCCGAGGGCGTCGGAGACCGCCTGCGCCAGCTCGGGGTGCGCCCGACCGGCGAACAGCATCAGATTCTTCTGGTTGTCGGTGGTCCAAGTCATCAGCTAGCTCTTATTCTCCTGATCGAGGTCGTTCTTGGCGCGGACGGCCGCGTCTGCAGCCGCCGTTCCGGGGCGCTTGGTGGGCACCCAGTCTTCAATGATGCGCTGTGATCCAGCTGACACCGCGAGTGCACCCGCAGGCACATCCCCTCGGAGCACGGTACCCGCACCTGTGTACACACCGTCACCGATCGTGAGCGGTGCCACGAACATGTTGTCCGAGCCGGTCCGGCAATGGGAGCCGACGATCGTCTTGTGCTTGTGCACGCCGTCGTAGTTCACGAAGACGCTCGATGCGCCGATGTTCGTGTAATCGCCGATCTCGGCGTCGCCGACGTAGGTGAGATGCGGGATCTTGGTGCCGGTGCCGATCTGCGCGTTCTTGGTCTCGACGAACGCGCCGATCTTCCCGGAGTCGCCGAGGTCGGTGCCTGGCCGCAGGTAGGCGAACGGGCCGATGTCGGCGCCTGCGCCGATGATCGCACCGGACCCGTGCGTGCGGATCACTGAGGCTCCCTGTCCGACGACGACGTCGGTCAGGGTGGTGTCCGGGCCGATGACGGCGTCGTCCGCGATCACACATCGGCCGCGGAGCTGGGTGCCGGGCTCGATGTGCACATCCTGGCCGAGCACTACGTCGACGTCGATCCAGGTCGTCGCCGGATCGACGACGGTGACGCCTGCGAGCATGTGGCGTCGGACGGTCCGTCGATTGAGTTCGGCTCCGAGGTCGGCGAGCTGTGCGCGGTCGTTGCAGCCTGCGACGACGGACGGATCGTCGACGACGTGTGCGCGGACCACACGTCCGGCGTCACGGGCTATCTCGACGACGTCGGTCAGGTAGAACTCGCCCTGCGCGTTGTCAGTCGACAGACCGGCGAGCGCGGTGCGGAGGACGTCGGCGTCGAATGCGTAGATGCCCGCGTTGACCTCGGTGATCGCCAGCTCGGCGTGAGACGCGTCCTTGTGCTCGACGATCGCGGTCACCGCGCCGTCGGGGTCGCGCACGATCCGTCCGTACCCGGTCGGATCGGCGACCACGAAGCTCGTCAAGGTGACGGCCGCACCGTCTCCTGCGGTGTGTGCGTCGACGAGTGCTCCGAGGGTCGCCGCATCCAGCAGGGGAGCGTCGGCGACGGTGACCAGGACGGTGCCGTGGAAGTCGGGCAGCGCGTTGAGGCCGACTCGTGCGGCGTCGCCGGTTCCGCGCGGCAGATCCTGTTCGGCGATGAGGATGTCGCGTCCCAGCTCTCCTGCGACGGAGTCGATCTCGGCGATCACACGCGCTCGTTCATGACTGACGACGCCGACCAGGGCATCGGGTGAGATCCCGTTCGCGCCGTGCATGGCGTGTCCGACGAGGGACCGTCCGCCGATGCGGTGCAGAATCTTGGGGGTCTTCGACTTCATCCGGGTGCCGGCTCCGGCGGCCAGGACGACGACCGCGATTCCCGTTGTCGCGGGCAGACTGCTCATCGGTGATCCTTCGCTTCAGGCGTTGTCCACTGCGGTGACGAATCCTACGCACTCGAGGAGGCAGTCCAGAATCCGACGGATTCCAGATGCTCCACCAGCCGGTCGCGAGCGTTGCCGAACTGGGTGCGGATCTCGTCGGCGATGCCGTCCTTGTCGCGGTCTGCCAGCAGGGTGATCAGGCGGCGGTGGCTGGCGACGGCGCTCTCGCCCCACGCATGGTCGTGCACGTACACGTCGTACGGGCTGTAACGGCTGGCGGCGGTCAGGAACCACGCGACCTTCTTGCTGTCGGCCATGATGTTGATGGTTCGATGGAAGGTGAATTCGCCGGCGATCACATCGTCGGGCGCGCCGGCCTTGACCGCGGCCTCGATGTCGTCGACGATCGCCGTCAGTTCGGGGAGGAGGTCGGGGATGTCGTCGGAGTCGGCTGCCTGCGTTGCCAGACGAGCCGACAGTTCCGCCTGAATCCAGAAGATGTCCGTGACGTCTCGCCTGGTCAGCGCCTCAACGATGAAACCGCGATGTCGCGAGGATCGCACGAGCCCCTCCCCGCGCAGGGTCACGAGAGCCTCACGGACCGGCGTGACGCTGCATCCGTAGGCGATTGCGGTCTCGTCGAGCCGGACAAAATCGCCGGAGCGCAGGCGGCCGGTCATGATCTGGATCCGCAGGTCGTCAGCGACGACCTCCGTTATCTGTCGTCGCGGCATGCTGGGGCGGGACATCGCTCCATTCTCACAGCAACTGTCGAGCGAAGTCGAGAGGTCGACGAACGTGGGTCCGGCAGTCCTGTGGCAGAATCTTCATCGCAGCATTCCGCCGTGGTGTAATCGGCAACACTCCTGATTTTGGTTCAGGCATTTCAGGTTCGAGTCCTGGCGGCGGAGCACTGGTGGACACTCCATGTCCGTGTCAGCGCCGAGTTCGGCGGGTGATTCACTCCCAGTCGGACAGATCGGTGTCTGGGCGTCCGTCGGCGCCGATGAACGTCAAGGTTGCGAGCGTGATCGTGACGGCGTCGTCTCCAGCGGCCGCTCGCCACTGACCGATCTCGTGTCGGAATCGGTCGGCCGAGATCTCGAGCAGTCGGTGGCCTCGGGGACTGACAGTGATGATGCGTTCGCGGCGATCGTGTTCGTTCTGCCGTCGCTCGATGAGTCCGAGTGATTCCAATGACTGTGCGGTCTTCGTCGCAGCTTGTTTGGTTACTCCGAGTCGTGACGCGAGATCGACGCTGGTGCATCCGGTGCCGATCGCTTGCAGGGCGAAACCATGGGTGGTGCGGACGCCGGAGAAGCCGTGGTCGGCGAGATGTTGGTGAACGGCGTCGACGAGGCTGCGGAAGGCTCGCATCAGTAGGAATGGGGCCGCGGAGTCGTCGGAGATCACAGGAAGCATCGTATCGCGATGTCGACAATGTGGTTGACTATAAGTCGTCAACCACATTGTCTATCGGAGTTCTCATGGCACACCTGACCACCACCAATGCTCGACGCTTCGACGTGCACGGAGTCGAATTCACGTCGTTCGTGTCTAGCTCGAGCGGATCGACATCTCTTGCGGCGTGGCGTGCCGACTTCCGCCCGCGTACGCCGGGCCACACCCACACGATGACCCGTGAGGAAGTCCTGTACGTCGTCGACGGCGTACTCGATCTGGAAATCAACGACGAGAGCTTCGCCGCGGTCCAGGGCGACGCAGTCCTGGTACCTGCAGGGGCGATCTTTCGTGTGAGTAACAATTCCGAGAAGGCTGCCAGTGCGTGGGTGACGACGACCCTTGGGATGACCGCGACGATGCTCGACTCTGGGGCCGTCCTTGCCCCGCCCTGGGCCCAGTGACTACTGTCCCGGCCAACCCTCCACTGCGTCGACGGTGCCGTCGTCGACCGCCTTCGCGAGTTGGGCGTGATCGCGGTCGTTCTGATCTGCGTAGGCGAACGCGAACCTTCCGAAGGAGTCAGCGGCCTTGTCGGAACTGCCGAGGTAATCGTGGATGGCCTGGACGTCACCGCTGCGCGCGTGGGCGCGGGCGAGCACGTGGCCGCACGCGGTCGCGAACTGTGACAGGCGAGGCGCGATCATCTCGCCCTTAGGAATCACCTTGCCGTCGCGGAACTGACGGACGTAGAAGTCCATTCGCTGGTCGGTGTCGTCGCCGATCGACGTCCACCCGACGAACATGTCTGTCGCGCTCTGGATCATGCGCTGCCCGTGGATCACCCGAGAGCCGTGATTGTCGTACGGGCTCTCCCCGAGGAACTGCTCATACACTGAGGGCGCGGCCTGCTTGACCTGCAGGAACATCGGGTCGCCGGTGCGTCGCTCCTCGCTCAAGGTGAGGAACACGCGCATGCCCACGCTGCCGACCCCCACCACCTGCTGTACCGCGTCGACGAGGTCGAAACGCGACCACAACGATGAGATGTGGTCGGGCACAGACTTCTGGTACTGGGTGATGATCGATTCGAGCTCCGCCAAGTGATCCCTGAGGGCGTGCGTTCGGTACGGCGGGTCCTCGGTGATGCGCTGGACGCCGTCGACGACGTCGGTCAGCTTGCGGAACGCGCCACGGCTCGAGCGCTTCTCGGCGCGCTTCTCGATCAGCTTGTCGAGCTTGTGGTCGTCGTCGTCGGTCGCGTAGTCGAGGAGTTGTTCGGTGCTGACGCTGTCGTACCAGATGTCGATCTCGGGCCACGTCGAATAGCGCGCGATCCAGTCCCGGTAGCCGGCGAACCCCGCCGCGACGGCCGCCTTCGCATGCTCCTCGACGCCGTTTGCTCGAGCGAGGATCACCAGACTGGCGAGGAAACGCTTGACGTCCCATTCGAACGGGCCGGGGAGCGTCTCGTCGAAGTCGCGCAGGTCGAATGCCAGGTTCCGCTCGGGCGTCTTCCACAGGCCGAAATTGAGGACGTGCGCGTCGCCGCACAGTTGAACAGTGATGCCGGTGTTCGGCGCCGATGCGAGGTCGGCGGCCATCACGGCCGCGGCGCCGCGATAGTAGGTCCACGGGGTCGCGGCCATTCGGCCGTGGCGGAGCGGTAAGAGCCGCTGATCGCGAATCGTGTTCTGCGCCAATATTGTTGCGAGCGCGTCGTGCCCACGCGTTTCGGGCTTCCAGTCGCCGAGCGACTTTCGTCCGACCACCTTGCGCTGCGCTGCACCATCAATGCTGACGATCTTGTTGGGACGCGAGAAGAATGCCTGCTCGCCCTGCCAGAGGTTCATCCGCACATCTTGCCTCACGAACCTCGCTGATCGAAGTGTTCGGCGACCAAGTCGGCGAGGATCCGAAGGCCGCGGTCGGCGTCGTCGTGGTCGGCGTGGCTGAAGTTCAAGCGCATGGTGCCCAACGTTGGCGGACCCGCGTAGAACTCCTCGCCGGGCATGAATGCCACGCCACGGTCGACGGCCTCGTCGAGTAGTCCGCGCGTGTCGATCGGCTCGCGCAGTCGGAGCCAGAAGAACAGCCCGCCCGGCGGGCTCGTCCAGTCGGCGAGGTCGGCGAAGTGCGTGTGGAGCAGCCCGTCGAACCGGTCGCGTCGGTCGCAATAGAACGCGACGAGAGAGTCCAGACGCTCCTGCCAGCCGGAGTCGGTCATCGCTTCGAGCACGATCTGCTGGGACAAGCGCGAACTGTGGAGGTCGACGGCCTGCTTGAGCATGACCAAACGATCGAACAGATCTGGTGACGCGGTCATGAAGCCGAGCCGTAGGCCCGGGGCGAAGGTCTTGGAGAACGAACCCTGGTAGATCCAGGAGGCGCCGTGCATTCGCGCGACGATCGGTGTGCGGTCGACGTCGGCGTACGCCAGTTCACGGTAGGGGTCGTCTTCGAACAGGACGGTCCCGCCTTCACTGCAGATGCGGGCGATGCGATCGCGCTCGTGAGCCGACGCGCACGCTCCGGTCGGGTTGGCGAAAGTGGGGACGACGTACGCCAACGACGCTTCGGCGAGGCCTGCGTCGTCCAAGCCGGTGAAATCGGCGCCGTACAGGCGAAGGACCTGTAGGGCGGCGAGATACGTCGGGTCGTCGACAGCGGTGATCGACCCCGCGTCGACCATCAGTTTTGCGACGAGGTCGATACCCTGTTGGCTGCCGCTGAGGATGATCACCCGATCGGCAGTCGTGTCGACACCGAGGGTGCGGAGGTGGTCGGCGACTGCGCGTCGCAACGCGGGTTCGCCCTCGCTGGCGCCATACTGAAGCGTCTCCGGGCCGACGGTGCCGGACCAGTCGGGGAGCACTGCGGTCGCGGGCAGCCCGCCTGCGAATGACACCATGCCGGGACGATCGACAACACTCAAGACGGTTCGGATGGGGGACGGACGGAGGTCGTCGATACGATCGGAGAACGTCGGCATGGCAATCCTCTTTCGACAATAGGTCAAACAGGTTGTCGTGATTCTGCGCCGTCCCGGGAGGTACGTCAAGGTGTTTGACCAAAATCGTGAGACGGCGCTTCGCCAGGCGATCGAAGACCTGTACTTCGGCTATCGTGCGTTCACCGCACTCCCGGACGAGATTCTGGCGGCATCCGGGCTGGGCCGTACGCACCACCGAGTCCTCTACTTCGTATGCCGCCGCCCCGGCATGTCCATCGGGGAACTGGTGACCCTTCTCGACGTGACCAAGCAGGCTCTACACCGGCCGATCAAAGACCTCGAGGAGCGCGGCCTCGTGGTCAATGCCGCGGATCCCGACGATCGACGGGTGCGCCGACTCGCCGCGACGGACGCGGGCTCCGACCTCGAGCGACGTCTCACGCACACACAGATGGTGATGCTCGACGAGGTCTTCGCCGACGGAGACGGCGACTGGTACTCCGTGACGCGCAGAATGGCGAAACTGTCGCGCGAGAAGAGGTGACCCGTGGGCTCGCCGGGATAGCCTGGGCGTATGCACTTCACCGAGTACCACACTCGCCTGGCGTCGTATGTCCTTCTCATTGACGGTGAACAGATTCTCCTGTCCCGGTTTCGGGGCACGGCGACTCAGGCTCCGTGTTGGACGATGCCCGGCGGTGGAGTCGAGTTCAACGAGTCGCTGCACGATGCGGCGGTTCGGGAGGTCTACGAGGAGACCGGATACCGCATCGAGCTTGGCGCGATGCTCGAGGCCGACCACTTCACAGTGCCGGGCTCGGCGACGAGAGGGCCGGTCCGACTGCAGCGGTTCGTGTTCGCGGGAGCGATCACCGGCGGTGTCCTCGGCACCACGGAAGTCGACGGAACCACAGAACGCGCTGTGTGGATGTCGATCTCTGAGGTGCGGGCCCTTGAGGCGTCAGATCGTGCGGACGTCGTCGACCTCGCGCTTGCGCACGTCGTCGCGTCGTCTGCCTAGACGTTGAACGCCGACGGCGTCGGATGCGGCGTCCGTCTCACTGCCGCGGACCGAGGGCCTGCGGCAGAAACTCGGTGAGGACTGCGCGCGTCAGTGATCGATCGCCGGTGACGACCTGCTGCAGCATGAGTCCTTCGTGAAGCGCGACGATGAATGTCGGCAGGAGTGCCGCGCGATCGGCTTCGGCGCCTGATCGCTCGAGGACGGGTGCCAGGGCCGATTCCAGGCGAGTGGCCAATGCGTCCTCGAAGGCGGTAAGTCGCTCGGCCAGCGCCGGGTCGCGGGCTGCGGCGAGGGTGAACTCGGTCGACACCATCGCCCACTGGCGCGACTCCTGACTGTTGGCGAAGAGCGACTCGAGCGTCGAGAGGAGCGCGGCGTCCACATCGCCTGCGGTGCTGGTGACAGCACTCTCGATCCGCGCGACCTCGCGTTCCGCGTGCTGTTCGAACAAGGCCAGAAACAGGGCCTCCTTGTTCTTGAAATGGAGGTAGAACGTACCTCGCGACAGTGCCGCGGCCGAACAGATCTGGTCGATCGACGTGGCGTGAAACCCTTTGCTCGCGAACAGTTCCCAGCCTGCGCTCATGATCGACGCGACAGTGCGGGTGCGGGTCGGTACGCCCTTGGCCAAGTCGGCCACCGTCCTTTCCATTGACTTCGACATCGGTCGATGGCAGTCTATCGCTCCATAGATACACATCATGTTCATTTATGGCGGCATCGGGGCCGCCCATGATGGTGTCGATGGGGAGGATCTTCAGATGGTGAGAACACTGACTCGGTGGCTCGTGCCTACCGCGGTCGCAGTGCTGACGCTCGCGATTGCGCCGGTGACCGGAACGCCTCAGGCGTCGGCAGCACCGCACCAGCCGACCACCGGATTCTTCGCGGCCCCGGCCGGCGTCGCCGATCTGAAACCGGGAACTGTCATCCGATCTCGGCGTGTTGCGGTGAAGAGTCTTCAGGCGCTCCCGCTGAATGCGGACTCGTGGCAGCTGCTGTATCGGACGACCGATATGCAGGGCGCCCCCGACGTCACGACCACCACGGTCATCGTCCCGAGGGGTGAGCGGCCATCGAAGCTCCTGTCGTACCAAGCAGCGACCGACGCGGTCGATTCGACGTGTGCACCCTCGCACCAGCTGACCAAGGGTGCGCCCATCGACCTGACGACGCCGAAGGGGCCGGTCACGTTGAACAATCCGGCGGCCGAGATGCTGCTGGCGTCGGCGGGTCTCGCGAAGGGCTGGGCGGTCGCGATTCCCGATCACGGTGGATCCCGCAACACCTTCCTCACGCCACATCAACCCGGGTACGCGGTGCTCGACGGCATCCGGGCCGCGCAGTCGTTCGCGAAGACCGGACTGTCGGCGTCGAGCCCCACCGCGCTGTGGGGATACTCCGGCGGTGCGATCGCCAGCAGTTGGGCGGTCGAGGAGCAGCCGACCTATGCGCCGGAGTTGAACATCGTCGGCGCAGCGTTCGGTGCACCCGAACGCGATCTCGCGGCGTCGTTGAAGTCGGTCAACTTTACCCCGCTCGCCGGACTCATTCCGATCGCCCTCGGCGCTCTCGGCAAGGACTCGTCGGAGTTCAAGACGGCGTTGAACAAGTACCTGACTCCCGCGGGCAAGGCCAAGATCAAGCGCACCCTGAGTCGGTGCGTGGTGGAGAACATCGTCGAGAACCTGTGGTTCGACTACCGGAACTTCCTGACCAAGCCGGTGAACGTGGTGCTGCAGGACCCGGTGATCAAGAAGACCATCGCGGCGCGCGGCGTCACCGGACGCGGAAGCAAGGTGCCCCTCTACATCTACAACGGGATCACCGAGGAAGTCGCGCCGATCACCGGCACGGACAAACTCGTCCGCTCGTACTGCCGGGCGGGCAGCCGGGTGACGTACCGACGGGAACAGCTGCCGCCGAACCCGATTCCGCAGATCAGCTCGACTCACGGAATCGAACTGATCCTCGGCGGGCCGGCGGCACTGTCCTGGCTCGATCGCCGGATGGCCGCTGTGCCTGTTGCGACTGGATGCGACATCAAGACCACCCCGAGCACCTTCGCCACCGCAGGCGCACTACGTGAACTCGGACCGTCGTTCATCGTCAATCCGCTCGCTACGATGCTGGGACTCCCCATCGGGAAGTGACTGACGTTACGGCCCCGCACTCGCCATCGAGTGCGGGGCCGAAACGTATGCGGCTCTACTTGTAATGCGGATTGTTGCCGCCGGGCAGCTCGATGCTGATCGGCATGCGCAGCTCGGCCATGTACAACAGCACGAACTGGCGGAGCATCTCGTCGAACGTCCAGTACGCCTCCTTCGGCATGCCGGCCTGAAGCACGCCCTCCCGCACCAGGATGAACGGGCCCCAGGCCGCATTCAAGAGTGGATCCCACACGGGTTCGCGCGGAATCCGCAGGTCGTTCGCGATCTTGTCTCCGAGCATGAAACGGGTGAGTGATCCGAGCACACCGCGGCTCAGGAGCGTCAGGTCGAGCTGCATGCCGAGATCGCGCAGCATGTCGGCGATCTCGATGCCCTCGGGGGTCGCTTTCAGAACGGGGTCGAGAACCTGCTTCGCCTGCGCTTCGGCGGTCGTCCACGTCGCCGGGATGTACTGGTCCTCGATGCCGAGCATGTGGCCCGCCACCTGCCACGAGTGCAGGAAGCCCTCCGATTCGG
This genomic window from Gordonia sp. PDNC005 contains:
- the glmU gene encoding bifunctional UDP-N-acetylglucosamine diphosphorylase/glucosamine-1-phosphate N-acetyltransferase GlmU, with the translated sequence MSSLPATTGIAVVVLAAGAGTRMKSKTPKILHRIGGRSLVGHAMHGANGISPDALVGVVSHERARVIAEIDSVAGELGRDILIAEQDLPRGTGDAARVGLNALPDFHGTVLVTVADAPLLDAATLGALVDAHTAGDGAAVTLTSFVVADPTGYGRIVRDPDGAVTAIVEHKDASHAELAITEVNAGIYAFDADVLRTALAGLSTDNAQGEFYLTDVVEIARDAGRVVRAHVVDDPSVVAGCNDRAQLADLGAELNRRTVRRHMLAGVTVVDPATTWIDVDVVLGQDVHIEPGTQLRGRCVIADDAVIGPDTTLTDVVVGQGASVIRTHGSGAIIGAGADIGPFAYLRPGTDLGDSGKIGAFVETKNAQIGTGTKIPHLTYVGDAEIGDYTNIGASSVFVNYDGVHKHKTIVGSHCRTGSDNMFVAPLTIGDGVYTGAGTVLRGDVPAGALAVSAGSQRIIEDWVPTKRPGTAAADAAVRAKNDLDQENKS
- the arsC gene encoding arsenate reductase (glutaredoxin) (This arsenate reductase requires both glutathione and glutaredoxin to convert arsenate to arsenite, after which the efflux transporter formed by ArsA and ArsB can extrude the arsenite from the cell, providing resistance.), with the protein product MDATIYHNPRCSTSRKTLDKLTEAGVEVTVVKYLTEGWTREQLQKLFHDAGLTPGQAVRKRESLYTELGLADASDEEILDAMVTNPVLVERPFVVTDKGTRLARPLQNVDEIL
- a CDS encoding GntR family transcriptional regulator: MSRPSMPRRQITEVVADDLRIQIMTGRLRSGDFVRLDETAIAYGCSVTPVREALVTLRGEGLVRSSRHRGFIVEALTRRDVTDIFWIQAELSARLATQAADSDDIPDLLPELTAIVDDIEAAVKAGAPDDVIAGEFTFHRTINIMADSKKVAWFLTAASRYSPYDVYVHDHAWGESAVASHRRLITLLADRDKDGIADEIRTQFGNARDRLVEHLESVGFWTASSSA
- a CDS encoding limonene-1,2-epoxide hydrolase family protein, encoding MTSQNPADLVRHFLTALARGDVDSALADVHDEIVYTNVSLPTVRGMRRFAPVMRKLNSPGIGFDVEFLSVAADDAVVLTERLDELRAGPLKIRFWVCGRFEVRDGQIVVWRDYFDFFDCTKGFARAVVGVVVPSLNRSIHGVG
- a CDS encoding 50S ribosomal protein L25/general stress protein Ctc; this encodes MSNTSKLSASVRTGKGKGDARRARREGQVPAVLYGHGTTPQHLLLPARDLAAILRNNGLNAIVDLDIEGASQLALTKQVDVHALRNYIEHVDLVVVKRGEKVTVEVSIAVEGDAVSGTLVVQDASVVEIEAEALHIPEQIVVSVEGLGAGSAITAADLDLPEGSILVSDPGTLIVAVNEPKGSSSDDADAEGDAEEAAAE
- a CDS encoding ribose-phosphate diphosphokinase; this encodes MTWTTDNQKNLMLFAGRAHPELAQAVSDALGVPVTPQTARDFANGEIFVRFEDSVRGSDAFVLQSCPYPMNQWIMETLIMIDALKRGSAKRITAILPFYPYARQDKKHRGREPISARLIADLFKTAGADRIITVDLHTDQIQGFFDGPVDHMHAQGQLAEYVRNNYGTENICVVSPDAGRVKVGEKWADSLDGAPMAFVHKTRDPDVPNQIKSNRVVGDVAGKTCVLIDDMIDTGGTIAGAVNVLKEAGAGDVIIATTHGVFSHPAAERLANCGAREVIATDTLPIPEDKQFENLTVLSIAPLLAQTIREVFENGSVTSLFNGVA
- the pth gene encoding aminoacyl-tRNA hydrolase is translated as MKLIVGLGNPGPSYEKTRHNIGAMVADSLVFSYGEKYSVHKRSGAETATVRIGGEPVLVAKARAYMNVTGRQIGPLAAYYSVAPADLIVLHDELDIDFGQVRLKQGGGEGGHNGLRSITAAVGTRDYLRVRLGIGRPPGRQDPADFVLKPFPSAAKNDVELLIANGVDAAELLVQNGLEGAQNTVHAW